Proteins encoded by one window of Methylomonas sp. AM2-LC:
- a CDS encoding ParA family protein codes for MNNKFSEFRDFGVRAKLAQEFIGFVDGSNRKFRSLFDSKGIYEKIYYPHEIRQARLQLLGHTELTASKKQATLPPIITSRMAKGGTGKTTLCAGVATTLAMNGLRVLLIDGDPQASLTSLFGIDWSKVDITHIGTLMYKYHFKQPYNLQEAIIPLYKHGMLDLIASDISLANADSWLMSATNREFTFKKLLDSNVDVLSNYDVVIIDSAPSTNLLTNTFMCACKKILAVVWLDGQSLMAMKVLANNVNELNEAFHQTGFHLGVHIVANGYHQSYGTCKEAMGTLCSSYPNNVNDNIIPHSSSFMRQVELLADKKSGTVLEREPNSVAARSIIELTKSLIKEYDIKIGTVKII; via the coding sequence ATGAACAATAAATTTAGTGAATTTAGAGATTTTGGTGTTAGGGCTAAACTTGCGCAGGAATTCATCGGCTTTGTAGATGGTAGTAACAGAAAATTTAGATCTTTGTTTGATAGTAAAGGAATTTATGAAAAAATTTACTATCCACACGAAATTCGTCAAGCAAGATTACAGCTATTAGGGCATACAGAGTTAACTGCTTCAAAAAAACAAGCAACACTACCACCAATCATCACTAGTCGAATGGCGAAGGGCGGGACCGGGAAAACGACCCTTTGCGCTGGTGTAGCAACCACTTTAGCTATGAACGGATTAAGGGTTCTACTTATCGACGGTGACCCTCAAGCAAGTCTAACAAGTCTTTTTGGGATTGATTGGAGTAAGGTGGATATTACCCATATTGGCACATTAATGTACAAGTACCACTTTAAGCAGCCATATAACTTACAAGAAGCAATAATTCCACTATATAAGCACGGCATGTTGGACTTAATTGCTTCTGACATTTCTTTAGCTAACGCCGATTCATGGCTAATGTCAGCAACGAATCGGGAGTTTACATTTAAAAAATTACTAGATTCAAACGTTGATGTTTTGAGTAATTACGATGTTGTAATAATTGACTCTGCACCATCTACCAATCTTCTTACCAATACTTTTATGTGCGCATGCAAGAAAATACTTGCTGTCGTTTGGCTTGATGGGCAATCACTTATGGCAATGAAAGTGCTAGCCAATAATGTTAATGAGCTTAATGAAGCATTCCACCAAACAGGATTTCATCTTGGTGTTCATATAGTCGCAAACGGATACCATCAAAGTTACGGTACTTGCAAAGAAGCAATGGGGACGCTGTGTAGCAGTTACCCAAACAATGTAAACGACAATATTATTCCTCATTCCAGTAGCTTTATGCGTCAAGTAGAGCTTCTTGCGGATAAAAAAAGTGGCACGGTTTTAGAGCGCGAACCTAATTCAGTTGCGGCCAGATCAATTATTGAGCTCACAAAAAGTTTAATCAAAGAGTACGACATTAAGATTGGTACTGTAAAAATAATTTAA
- a CDS encoding ParB/RepB/Spo0J family partition protein — protein sequence MKKERLTVASLVSSGKLPTGNTVSLPAFKQEEDYSTGYKIANIPLNQITPNPYQPRQTFPDFEIQSLADSIQSEGLIQPIALRMLEDGKYQIIAGERRYRAFRILERIEIPSVLFEVTETQMAVMALVENVRRKDLSDYEIGCAIRRIENDFKSKKNLAESLGLGREDMYKYLSFESLPDFIKTKFINDPWFISRNASYDIVATLNKLKAMPDINYQNAIHHLGCAIELLESGDIDQTKISKFVYDKTILLTDNIISKEQEYFYTGSRRIGFFSSSANGLSIKLSSGVLTVDQTMQLKALINEFVSQKLSTPITSVIDKKN from the coding sequence ATGAAAAAAGAACGTTTGACAGTTGCATCCTTGGTTAGTAGTGGAAAACTACCGACAGGAAACACAGTTTCATTACCAGCTTTCAAGCAAGAAGAAGATTATTCAACTGGCTATAAGATTGCTAATATTCCTTTAAATCAGATCACACCTAACCCATACCAGCCTAGACAAACTTTCCCAGACTTTGAAATACAATCGCTTGCTGATTCGATTCAATCAGAAGGTCTTATTCAACCGATAGCTTTGCGGATGCTTGAGGACGGTAAATATCAAATCATCGCCGGCGAACGCAGATACAGAGCTTTTCGAATCCTTGAAAGAATTGAGATTCCTTCTGTATTATTCGAGGTAACAGAAACTCAAATGGCTGTTATGGCTCTTGTTGAAAATGTTCGGCGAAAAGACTTGTCAGATTATGAAATTGGGTGTGCCATACGGCGTATTGAGAATGATTTCAAATCAAAGAAAAATCTTGCTGAATCTCTAGGTCTTGGTAGAGAAGATATGTATAAATACCTTAGCTTTGAATCGCTACCAGATTTTATAAAAACTAAATTTATAAATGATCCTTGGTTTATATCAAGAAATGCATCGTACGATATAGTTGCCACTTTGAATAAACTAAAGGCAATGCCCGATATTAATTATCAGAATGCAATTCATCACCTTGGTTGTGCAATCGAATTACTTGAATCAGGTGATATCGATCAGACAAAAATATCAAAATTTGTATATGATAAAACCATACTGTTAACTGACAATATTATTAGTAAAGAGCAGGAGTACTTTTATACCGGCTCAAGACGTATCGGGTTTTTCTCATCATCAGCAAATGGTCTATCAATAAAGTTATCAAGCGGGGTTCTTACCGTAGATCAAACAATGCAACTTAAGGCATTAATTAACGAATTTGTTAGTCAAAAACTTTCGACTCCAATAACAAGTGTAATTGATAAAAAGAATTAA